A window from Macaca fascicularis isolate 582-1 chromosome 20, T2T-MFA8v1.1 encodes these proteins:
- the CACNA1H gene encoding voltage-dependent T-type calcium channel subunit alpha-1H isoform X7, which produces MTEGARAADEVRVPLGAPPPGPAAAVGASPESPGVPGREAEQGSEPGVSPPESPAAERGAELGADEEQRVPYPALAATVFFCLGQTTRPRSWCLRLVCNPWFEHVSMLVIMLNCVTLGMFRPCEDVECGSERCNILEAFDAFIFAFFAVEMVIKMVALGLFGQKCYLGDTWNRLDFFIVVAGMMEYSLDGHNVSLSAIRTVRVLRPLRAINRVPSMRILVTLLLDTLPMLGNVLLLCFFVFFIFGIVGVQLWAGLLRNRCFLDSAFVRNNNLTFLRPYYQTEEGEENPFICSSRRDNGMQKCSHIPGRRELRVPCTLGWEAYVQPQAEGVGATRNACINWNQYYNVCRSGDSNPHNGAINFDNIGYAWIAIFQVGGKKVGRGPRGTAGERVQDSPPSRDPGGHGGGGGGVVRAQVQPPPPQVITLEGWVDIMYYVMDAHSFYNFIYFILLIIVGSFFMINLCLVVIATQFSETKQRESQLMREQRARHLSNDSTLASFSEPGSCYEELLKYVGHIFRKVKRRGLRLYARWQSRWRKKVDPSAVQGQGPGHRQRRAGRHTASVHHLVYHHHHHHHHHYHFSHSSPRRPGPEPGACDTRVVRAGAPPSPPSPGSRAPDAESVHSIYHADCHIEGPQERAQVARAAATAAASLKLATGLGTMNYPTILSSGMGSGRGSTSPGPKGKWASGPPGTGGHSPLSLNSPDPYEKIQHVVGEHGLGQAPGHLSGLSVPCPLPSPPAGTLTCELKSCPYCTRALEDPEGELSGSESGDSDGRGIYEFTQDIQHGDRRDPMQPPPATDTPGPGSPRRRAQQMAAPGEPGRLGHLWATFSGKLRRIVDSKYFSRGIMMAILVNTLSMGVEYHEQPEELTHALEISNIVFTSMFALEMLLKLLACGPLGYIRNPYNIFDGIIVVISVWEIVGQADGGLSVLRTFRLLRVLKLVRFLPALRRQLVVLVKTMDNVATFCTLLMLFIFIFSILGMHLFGCKFSLKTDTGDTVPDRKNFDSLLWAIVTVFQILTQEDWNVVLYNGMASTSSWAALYFVALMTFGNYVLFNLLVAILVEGFQAEGDANRSDTDEDKTSVHFEEDFHKLRELQTTELKMCSLAVTPNGHLEGRGSLSPPLIMCTAATPMPTPKSSPYLDAAPSLPDSRRGSSSSGDPPLGDQKPPANLRSSPCAPWGPNGAWSSRRSSWSSLGRAPSLKRRSQCGERESLLSGEGKGSTDDEAEDGRATPGPRATPLRRAESLDPRPLRPAPHPPTKCRDCNGQMVALPSEFFLRVDSHREDAAELDDDLEDSCCFRLHKVLEPYKPQWCRSREAWALYLFSPQNRFRVSCQKIITHKMFDHVVLVFIFLNCVTIALERPDIDPGSTVVALGLLSGEHAYLQSSWNLLDGLLVLVSLVDIVVAMASAGGAKILGVLRVLRLLRTLRPLRVISRAPGLKLVVETLISSLRPIGNIVLICCAFFIIFGILGVQLFKGKFYYCEGGDTRNISTKAQCRAAHYRWVRRKYNFDNLGQALMSLFVLSSKDGWVNIMYDGLDAVGVDQQPVQNHNPWMLLYFISFLLIVSFFVLNMFVGVVVENFHKCRQHQEAEEARRREEKRLRRLERRRRKAQRRPYYADYSPTRRSIHSLCTSHYLDLFITFIICVNVITMSMEHYNQPKSLDEALKYCNYVFTIVFVFEAALKLVAFGFRRFFKDRWNQLDLAIVLLSLMGITLEEIEMSAALPINPTIIRIMRVLRIARVLKLLKMATGMRALLDTVVQALPQVGNLGLLFMLLFFIYAALGVELFGRLECSEDNPCEGLSRHATFSNFGMAFLTLFRVSTGDNWNGIMKDTLRECTREDKHCLSYLPALSPVYFVTFVLVAQFVLVNVVVAVLMKHLEESNKEAREDAELDAEIELELAQGPGGARRVDADRPPSPQESPGARDTPNLLVARKVSVSRMLSLPNDSYMFRPVVPAAAPHPRPLQEVEMETYGASTPLGSVASAHSPPVESCASLQIPLAVSSPARSSETLHALSPRGTARSPSLSRLLCRQEAVRADSLEGQIDGPRDTLDPAETGEKTLVRPVSQGGSLQSPPRSPRPASTRTRKHTFGQRCVSSRTAAPGGEEAEASDPADEEVSHITSSARPWQPAAEPQGPEASPVAGGERDLRRLYSVDAQGFLDKPGRADEQWRPSAELGSGEPGEAKAWGPEAEPALGARRKKKMSPPCISVEPPAEDEGSARPPAAEGGSTTLRRRTPSCEATPHRDSLEPTEGSGTGGDPAAKGERWGQASCRAEHLTVPSFAFEPLDLGGPSGDPFLDGSHSVTPEPRAFSSGAIVLLEPPETDPPMPVSDPPEKRRGPYLTVPQCPLEKPGSPSATPAPGDGTDDPV; this is translated from the exons GGCTGGATTTCTTCATCGTCGTGGCGGG CATGATGGAGTACTCGTTGGATGGACACAACGTGAGCCTCTCGGCTATCAGGACCGTGCGGGTGCTGCGGCCCCTCCGTGCCATCAATCGCGTGCCGA GCATGCGAATCCTGGTCACTCTGCTGCTGGACACGCTGCCCATGCTTGGGAACGTCCTTCTGCTCTGCTTCTTCGTCTTCTTCATTTTTGGCATCGTTGGTGTCCAGCTCTGGGCTGGCCTCCTGCGGAACCGCTGCTTCCTGGACAGTGCCTTTGTCAG AAACAACAACCTGACCTTCCTGCGGCCGTACTACCAGACGGAGGAGGGCGAGGAGAACCCGTTCATCTGCTCCTCGCGCCGAGACAACGGCATGCAGAAGTGCTCGCACATCCCCGGCCGCCGCGAGCTGCGCGTGCCCTGCACGCTGGGCTGGGAGGCCTACGTGCAGCCCCAGGCCGAGGGGGTGGGCGCCACGCGCAACGCCTGCATCAACTGGAACCAGTACTACAACGTGTGCCGCTCGGGCGACTCCAACCCCCACAACGGTGCCATCAACTTCGACAACATTGGCTACGCCTGGATCGCCATCTTCCAGGTGGGCGGCAAGAAGGTGGGACGGGGACCCCGGGGCACGGCAGGGGAGCGGGTGCAGGACTCGCCCCCCAGCCGAGACCCCGGGGGGcacggggggggaggaggaggggtcGTGCGGGCCCAAGTCCAGCCACCGCCCCCCCAGGTGATCACGCTGGAAGGCTGGGTGGACATCATGTACTACGTCATGGACGCCCACTCGTTCTACAATTTCATCTATTTCATCTTGCTCATCATT GTGGGCTCCTTCTTCATGATCAACCTGTGCCTGGTGGTGATTGCCACGCAGTTCTCAGAGACAAAGCAGCGAGAGAGCCAGCTGATGCGGGAGCAGCGGGCGCGCCACCTATCCAACGACAGCACACTGGCCAGCTTCTCCGAGCCTGGCAGCTGCTACGAAGAGCTGCTGAAGTATGTGGGCCACATATTCCGCAAGGTCAAGCGGCGCGGCTTGCGCCTCTATGCCCGCTGGCAGAGCCGCTGGCGCAAGAAGGTGGACCCTAGCGCTGTGCAAGGCCAGGGTCCCGGGCACCGCCAGCGCCGGGCGGGCAGGCACACAGCCTCGGTGCACCACCTGgtctaccaccatcaccaccaccaccaccaccactaccatttCAGCCACAGCAGCCCCCGCAGGCCCGGCCCTGAGCCAGGCGCCTGCGACACCAGAGTGGTGCGGGCCGGCGCGCCCCCCTCACCACCCTCCCCAGGCAGCAGAGCACCCGACGCAGAGTCTGTGCACAGCATCTATCATGCCGACTGCCACATAGAGGGGCCGCAGGAGAGGGCCCAGGTGGCACGTGCCGCCGCCACCGCTGCCGCCAGCCTCAAACTGGCCACGGGGCTGGGCACCATGAACTACCCCACCATCCTGTCCTCAGGGATGGGCAGCGGCAGAGGCAGCACCAGCCCCGGACCCAAGGGGAAGTGGGCCAGTGGGCCTCCAGGCACTGGGGGGCACAGCCCCTTGAGCTTGAATAGCCCCGATCCCTACGAGAAGATCCAGCATGTGGTCGGGGAGCATG GACTGGGCCAGGCCCCTGGCCATCTGTCAGGCCTCAGCGTGCCctgccccctgcccagccccccaGCAGGCACGCTGACCTGTGAGCTGAAGAGCTGCCCATACTGCACCCGTGCCCTGGAGGACCCGGAGGGGGAGCTCAGTGGCTCAGAGAGTGGAGACTCAGATGGCCGTGGCATCTACGAATTCACGCAGGACATCCAGCACGGTGACCGCCGGGATCCCATGCAACCACCCCCTGCGACGGACACACCAGGCCCAGGCAGCCCCCGGCGGCGGGCACAGCAGATGGCAGCCCCGGGCGAGCCAGGCAGACTGGGCCACCTCTGGGCTACCTTCAGCGGCAAGCTGCGCCGCATCGTGGACAGCAAGTACTTCAGCCGCGGCATCATGATGGCCATTCTCGTCAACACGCTGAGCATGGGCGTGGAGTACCATGAGCAG CCCGAGGAACTGACTCACGCCCTGGAGATCAGCAACATTGTGTTCACCAGCATGTTCGCCTTGGAGATGTTGTTGAAACTGCTGGCCTGTGGCCCTCTGGGTTACATCCGGAACCCGTACAACATCTTCGACGGCATCATCGTGGTCATCAG CGTCTGGGAGATCGTGGGGCAGGCGGACGGCGGTCTGTCTGTGCTGCGCACCTTCCGGCTGCTGCGTGTGCTGAAGCTGGTGCGCTTCCTGCCAGCACTGCGGCGCCAGCTTGTGGTACTGGTGAAGACCATGGACAACGTGGCCACCTTCTGCACGCTGCTCATGCTCTTCATTTTCATCTTCAG CATCCTGGGCATGCACCTTTTCGGTTGCAAGTTCAGCCTGAAGACAGACACCGGAGACACCGTGCCCGACAGAAAGAACTTTGACTCCCTGCTGTGGGCCATCGTCACCGTGTTCCAG ATCCTGACCCAGGAGGACTGGAACGTGGTGCTGTACAACGGCatggcctccacctcctcctGGGCCGCCCTCTACTTCGTGGCCCTCATGACCTTCGGCAACTACGTGCTCTTCAACCTGCTGGTGGCCATCCTTGTGGAGGGCTTTCAGGCGGAG GGTGATGCCAACAGATCCGACACGGACGAGGACAAGACATCGGTCCACTTCGAGGAGGATTTCCACAAGCTCAGAGAGCTCCAGACCACAG AGCTGAAGATGTGCTCCCTGGCCGTGACCCCCAACGGGCACCTGGAGGGACGAGGcagcctgtcccctcccctcATCATGTGCACAGCGGCCACACCCATGCCTACTCCCAAGAGCTCACCATACCTGGACGCAGCCCCCAGCCTCCCAGACTCTCGGCGTGGCAGCAGCAGCTCCGGAGACCCGCCCCTGGGAGACCAGAAGCCTCCG GCCAACCTCCGAAGTTCTCCCTGCGCCCCCTGGGGCCCCAATGGTGCCTGGAGCAGCCGGCGTTCCAGCTGGAGCAGCCTGGGCCGTGCCCCCAGCCTCAAGCGCCGCAGCCAGTGCGGGGAACGTGAGTCCTTGCTGTCCGGCGAGGGCAAGGGCAGTACTGACGACGAAGCCGAGGACGGCAGGGCCACGCCGGGGCCCCGTGCCACCCCACTGCGGCGGGCCGAGTCCCTGGACCCACGGCCCCTCCGGCcggccccccacccacccaccaagtGTCGCGACTGCAACGGGCAGATGGTGGCCCTGCCCAGCGAGTTCTTCCTACGCGTCGACAGCCACCGGGAGGATGCGGCCGAGCTTGACGACGACTTGGAGGAT AGCTGCTGCTTCCGCCTGCACAAAGTTCTGGAGCCCTACAAGCCCCAGTGGTGCCGGAGCCGGGAGGCCTGGGCCCTCTACCTCTTCTCCCCACAGAACCG GTTCCGCGTCTCCTGCCAGAAGATCATCACGCACAAGATGTTTGATCACGTGGTCCTCGTCTTCATCTTCCTCAACTGCGTCACCATCGCCCTGGAGAGGCCTGACATTGACCCCGGCAGCACC GTGGTGGCCCTGGGGCTGCTTTCGGGCGAGCACGCCTACCTTCAGAGCAGCTGGAACCTGTTGGACGGGCTGCTGGTGCTGGTGTCCCTGGTCGACATTGTCGTGGCCATGGCCTCGGCTGGTGGCGCCAAGATCCTGGGCGTTCTGCGCGTGCTGCGTCTGCTGCGGACCTTGCGGCCTCTGAG GGTCATCAGCCGGGCCCCGGGCCTCAAGCTGGTGGTGGAGACGCTGATCTCGTCACTCAGGCCCATCGGGAACATCGTCCTCATCTGCTGCGCCTTCTTCATCATTTTTGGCATCTTGGGTGTGCAG CTCTTCAAAGGGAAGTTCTACTACTGCGAGGGCGGCGACACCAGGAACATCTCCACCAAGGCGCAGTGCCGGGCCGCCCACTACCGCTGGGTGAGGCGCAAGTACAACTTCGACAACCTGGGCCAG GCCCTGATGTCGCTGTTCGTGCTGTCGTCCAAAGACGGCTGGGTGAACATCATGTACGACGGGCTGGACGCCGTCGGTGTGGACCAGCAG CCCGTGCAGAACCACAACCCCTGGATGCTGCTGTACTTCATCTCCTTCCTGCTCATCGTCAGCTTCTTCGTGCTCAACATGTTCGTGGGCGTCGTGGTCGAGAACTTCCACAAGTGCCGGCAGcaccaggaggcggaggaggcgCGGCGGCGTGAGGAGAAGCGGCTACGGCGCCTGGAGAGGAGGCGCAGGA AGGCCCAGCGCCGGCCCTACTATGCTGACTACTCGCCCACCCGCCGCTCCATTCACTCGCTGTGCACCAGCCACTATCTCGATCTCTTCATCACCTTCATTATCTGCGTCAATGTCATCACCATGTCCATGGAGCACTATAACCAACCAAAG TCGCTGGACGAGGCCCTCAAGTACTGCAACTACGTGTTCACCATCGTGTTTGTCTTCGAGGCTGCGCTGAAGCTGGTGGCGTTTGGGTTCCGTCGGTTCTTCAAGGACAG GTGGAACCAGCTGGACCTGGCCATCGTGCTGCTGTCACTCATGGGCATCACGCTGGAGGAGATAGAGATGAGCGCCGCGCTGCCCATCAACCCCACCATCATCCGCATCATGCGTGTGCTCCGCATCGCCCGGG TGCTGAAGCTGCTGAAGATGGCCACGGGCATGCGCGCCCTGCTGGACACCGTCGTGCAAGCCCTGCCCCAG GTGGGCAACCTGGGCCTTCTTTTCATGCTCCTGTTTTTTATCTATGCTGCGCTGGGAGTggagctgttcgggaggctgg AGTGCAGTGAAGACAACCCCTGCGAGGGCCTGAGCAGGCACGCCACCTTCAGCAACTTCGGCATGGCCTTCCTCACACTGTTCCGCGTGTCCACGGGGGACAACTGGAACGGGATCATGAAG GACACGCTGCGCGAGTGCACCCGCGAGGACAAGCACTGCCTGAGCTACCTGCCGGCGCTGTCGCCCGTCTACTTCGTGACCTTCGTGCTGGTGGCCCAGTTCGTGCTGGTGAACGTGGTGGTGGCCGTGCTCATGAAGCACCTGGAGGAGAGCAACAAGGAGGCACGCGAGGATGCAGAGTTGGACGCCGAGATCGAGCTGGAGCTGGCGCAGGGCCCCGGGGGTGCACGCCGGGTGGATGCAGACAGGCCTCCCTCGCCCCAGGAGAGTCCGGGCGCCAGGGACACCCCAAACCTCCTTGTCGCACGCAAGGTGTCCGTGTCCAGGATGCTCTCACTGCCCAACGACAGCTACATGTTCCGGCCTGTGGTGCCTGCGGCGGCGCCCCACCCCCGCCCGCTGCAGGAGGTGGAGATGGAGACCTATGGGGCCAGCACCCCCCTGG GCTCCGTGGCCTCTGCACACTCGCCGCCCGTGGAGTCCTGTGCCTCCCTCCAGATCCCATTGGCTGTGTCGTCTCCAGCCAGGAGCAGCGAGACCCTCCACGCCCTGTCCCCTCGGGGCACAGCCCGCTCCCCCAGCCTCAGCCGGCTGCTCTGCAGACAG GAGGCTGTGCGCGCTGATTCCTTGGAAGGGCAGATTGACGGCCCTAGGGACACCCTGGACCCTGCGGAGACTGGCGAGAAAACCCTGGTGAGGCCGGTGTCCCAGGGGGGCTCCCTGCAGTCTCCCCCACGCTCCCCACGGCCCGCCAGCACCCGCACCCGGAAGCACACCTTCGGACAGCGCTGCGTCTCCAGCCGGACGGCAGCCCCGGGCGGAGAGGAGGCCGAGGCCTCGGATCCAGCCGACGAGGAGGTCAGCCACATCACCAGCTCCGCCCGCCCCTGGCAGCCCGCGGCCGAGCCCCAGGGCCCCGAAGCCTCTCCCGTGGCCGGCGGCGAGCGGGACCTGCGCAGGCTCTACAGCGTGGACGCTCAGGGCTTCCTGGACAAGCCGGGCCGCGCGGACGAGCAGTGGCGGCCCTCGGCGGAGCTGGGCAGCGGGGAgcctggggaggccaaggcctggGGCCCCGAGGCCGAGCCCGCTCTGGGTGCGCGCAGAAAGAAGAAGATGAGCCCCCCCTGTATCTCGGTGGAGCCCCCGGCGGAGGATGAGGGCTCCGCGCGGCCCCCTGCAGCGGAGGGCGGCAGCACCACCCTGAGGCGCAGAACCCCGTCCTGTGAGGCCACCCCTCACAGGGACTCCCTGGAGCCCACGGAGGGCTCAGGCACCGGAGGGGACCCTGCAGCCAAGGGGGAGCGCTGGGGCCAGGCCTCCTGCCGGGCCGAGCACCTGACCGTCCCCAGCTTTGCCTTCGAGCCGCTGGACCTCGGGGGCCCCAGTGGAGATCCTTTTTTGGACGGTAGCCACAGCGTGACCCCAGAACCCAGAGCTTTCTCTTCAGGGGCCATAGTGCTCCTGGAACCCCCAGAAACAGACCCTCCCATGCCCGTCAGTGACCCCCCAGAGAAGAGGCGGGGGCCGTACCTCACAGTCCCCCAGTGTCCTCTGGAGAAACCAGGGTCCCCCTCAGCCACGCCTGCCCCAGGGGATGGTACAGATGACCCCGTGTAG